A genomic region of Nymphaea colorata isolate Beijing-Zhang1983 chromosome 2, ASM883128v2, whole genome shotgun sequence contains the following coding sequences:
- the LOC116249325 gene encoding uncharacterized protein LOC116249325 — MGRGKFKGKPTGRRHFSTPEEMLAGSSTRPRTFRKEEEEEKEEETSEEEEGSDEEDQEVKKKGTQGIIEIDNPNLVKPKNLKARDVDLEKTTELSRREREEIEKQKAHERYMRLQEQGKTEQARKDLERLQLIRQQRAEAAKKREEEKAAKELKKAEARK; from the exons atgggtAGGGGCAAGTTCAAAGGCAAGCCTACTGGTCGCAGGCATTTCTCTACGCCTGAGGAAATGC TTGCTGGTAGCTCCACACGTCCTCGTACATTCAGAAAG gaggaggaggaggaaaaagaagaagaaacatccGAAGAGGAAGAAGGTTCTGATGAGGAAGATCAAGAAGTG aagaagaaagggacACAAGGCATTATTGAGATTGACAATCCTAATTTGGTCAAACCGAAAAATTTGAAAGCAAGAGATGTTGAT TTGGAAAAAACAACTGAGTTGTCAAGGCGTGAAAG GGAAGAAATAGAGAAACAGAAGGCTCATGAACGGTATATGAGGCTACAGGAACAGGGGAAAACAGAGCAAGCTAGAAAAGATTTAG AGCGTTTACAATTGATACGACAACAAAGGGCTGAGGCTGCGAAGaaacgagaagaagaaaaagctg CTAAAGAATTGAAGAAGGCTGAGGCTCGCAAGTAA